A region of the Stutzerimonas stutzeri genome:
AGTAAACGCATATATACATACTTGCTTCTTGTAGCGCTTAGGCGCACTCGTTGCCTCTTTAAACCCTGGCAAAGCCTTCCGAGACATATACACAAGCCGCCCTGCTTCGTTAGTTATAACCTTAGGTATATTAACACTATCAGGATTTTCTGTTTCATGAACCCAAGTAAATCCATTAACTATGGAGTCCATCGCTTCCATTTTTTTATAGAGAATTTTATTAATGTCATCTGGATTTAGCAGGGGCTCGTCTCCTTGAACATTAATATATACATCTGCATCAATCTTTACTGCCGCCTCAGCCAAACGATCAGTTCCAGTCAATGCAGAATCACTAGTCATCACTGCTTGAAATCCAGCGGCCTCAACAACATCAAAAATTCGTTGATCATCAGTTGCAACAAATACTTTCTCCCGGCCCATTGCTTTAGCTGAAAGCTCAGCGACCCATAGAATCATAGGTTTGCCTAAAAGAGGGACCAGCGGTTTACCAGGAAAACGAGAAGACTTGTAACGGGCAGGAATTAAAACTACGCTTTTCATTATTACATTCCGTAAATAGATCGAACTGGGATTGAATAGCGAGTAGGAGTAACTGATAAAAACTCTACACTACTAGCACTAGCGGTATATAAATTAAAAAGCTGCTGTATTTCCGATGTGCGAGGATCATCTGCTGTATAGCCATCGAAGCCAGCCAGTTGAATCCGACTTGAATTTCCACTTGTAGCAACCGCAAGCGCATACGCTATAACTAAGGATGTTGGTATGACAGCATATTTTTC
Encoded here:
- a CDS encoding 3-deoxy-manno-octulosonate cytidylyltransferase codes for the protein MKSVVLIPARYKSSRFPGKPLVPLLGKPMILWVAELSAKAMGREKVFVATDDQRIFDVVEAAGFQAVMTSDSALTGTDRLAEAAVKIDADVYINVQGDEPLLNPDDINKILYKKMEAMDSIVNGFTWVHETENPDSVNIPKVITNEAGRLVYMSRKALPGFKEATSAPKRYKKQVCIYAFTRKELLEFRDFGRKSELEASEDIEILRYFEMDKEILMVETSGGSLAVDVRDDVAPVEKALKRIYNCEF